The genomic window AACTTGAGTAATTATTCAGCGATGTTGACTGTTAGGTTTTTAACGACCTGTTAAGTAGTGCTACTGATGAATGCTATATCGACCTTGGGATCGCACTGTGCGTTGCAGGTACTAAAGGGAGCCAAGGATGAAGGTTTTAAGACATTGCTAATCTGTGAAAAGAAAAGAGAAGGTCTGTATAGGCGTTTCAGGTTTATCGATGAACTTATCCTTGTGGATAGTTTTACACAGATCCTTGATCAGAACGTTCTGGATATGTTGCAGGAGAATAATTCAATACTCGTGCCGCATGGCACGTTAATTTCTAACATGAACACTTCGCAGATAGAGAGCATAAAAGTGCCTTTTTTCGGGAATAGATGGATTCTACGCTGGGAGTCTGATAGAAAGTTAAAAGAACAACTTATGATAGAATCGAAACTGGAAACACCGAAAAGTATCAAAAGCCCAGATGATATTAGCGGCTTGGTTATAGTAAAACTGCATGGCGCTGCAGGTGGTAAAGGATACTATTTGGCATGGAATAAAGAAAGCTTCCTAGAGGGTGCTAGGAAGCTCGAAAGATTGGGTCTAATAAAAAGTGAACATGATCTATACATACAGGAATATGTTTTAGGGGTTCCTGTTTACTTACAGTATTTCTTTTCGCCTTTGAAGAACGAACTTGAATTAATGGGCGTTGACCGTAGATATGAATCTGATGTAGATGGCTTAGGAAGAATTCCTAGCAAGCATCAGCAGGAAGCAGGTATAGATACATCATACACGGTAGTTGGAAACTTGCCATTGGTTTTGAGGGAATCGTTGTTAGATGAGGTGTATAAAATGGGTGAGAGGTTTGTTGAAGCTTCCAACAGGCTTGTTAAGCCTGGTATGATAGGACCATTCTGCATTGAAGGAGTCTATGATAGGGATGGAAGATTTGTATCTTTTGAATTCTCTGCAAGGATAGTCGCTGGCACAAATCTATACATAGAGGGTTCACCTTATACAACGTTCACGTATAATGAACCAATGAGTACTGGCAGAAGACTTGCAAGGGAAGTAAAGAACGCCGTTAGTACCAATGCCTTGGGGAAGGTTCTTACTTAACTATGTGGAAAGCTTGATTAGCATCTATGATATATTTGCAAACATGTCAGATGCTTTACAGTATCTGTGCAGAATACAGAGAAGGTTTTACAGAAATCGTTCGTTACTTACAACTATAGGAGTAATTTCACTCCTGGGTTCCGTAATAATATACATATGCACTGATCATATTGCATCATCCTTTCTTATTACATTGCAACAGATAGCAACAATAGCACTTATTTCTCTAGCTGCATTAAGTGTGATATGGAGAAGAGCTCTTAGTACAGCATTATCCATATTTGGCCTGATACTGGTTCTTGGAAGTTTACTTTTCCCTATTAAAGAGTACATACCTAGCACATACAACCAAATTGATACAAGTGTGTCAGGTCAAACGCATGGAGTGAAGCATCTTATTTGGAGAATTGAACCTGCCTATGCGATAACACCTGTAAGCAGCGCAGCAATGTTCTACCTTGGAGCAGGGATTATTGGTATTTGTATGGTGATAGTGTATAAACCAACAGTTCTTTATGTTAAGAATAGACCTAGTGATGATCCTCCATATCAAATATGGGATAGCGAGCATAGCTATACTACATATAAGTATAGAGACATGATACCACTTGTTAAGCTACTTGATCTTCCCGAAAGATTTACGCTTGTGAGATACAGGTATATTCTCGTAAGAATATGCGATAAACTATACCTAGTTACTCCAACCAGTGTAGTTCCCGATGATTCAGAGATCGTTAGGGCTCGTAATAACAAATTTTTTCTGGGTGTGTATCATACTCATGGCTAAGTCATTGTCACTAGCATCTATGTATAGTCATTCGATTAGTTCTTGACCTTAACGAATCCAGAGGGCTTTGAATAATTAATCCTGACAATATTTTTCGAAACAAAAAGATCAGGTATTATATGCCACAGCACCAATGTATTGTTACAAGGTAATGGAGGAGAGGCCCAAGCCTGTCAGGGAAGAGGTATACCTATTAAAGCTCCTCTTCCAGAATACTGATTTCTCCTTCATTGATAGGATAGTAGATCCTGATAGAGAGAGGGAGGAGGCGTGGTCCAAAGGGCTATCTTCCAAGTGCAGTATTCATGGCATTACTGCTAATGTACCTGAAGAGTATGAACAGCATGCTGGAGCTAATACGCTTCCTTAAATCAGATCCAGAATGGCTTGCTATACTGAATCTGAAGAGAAATGTTGATGGCAAGATGCAGTATATGGTACCTGACAACAGCACATTCAGCAAGTTTGCCGGAAGATTAGGAAGGGAGAAGATTGTTGAGATATTTGCGCATGTTGTAGTCGAGTTAATGAAGATGAGGCTCTAGAGATAGGAAGACCAGACCTGATGCGATGCGTGAAATGCTTTCAAGGGTAATACGATTCCATTAAGGTGCAATGGTTCTTGCTCAATGTTATAGCCATATAATTTGCAGGTTTTGTCATTCACCCTACAGATCGCATGTGTAACATTACAATATGCCCTGTTCCAATATGAGGTCTTAACATACCAAGAAACAATTATTCAAAACCCTCAATCCAGTCTATGCACAAATATGGACTACACGTCCGATGGTTCAATCAAAGGTTTGGCAAAATCAGTCAGTCTAAGCTACACCTATCAAAATTCTGCCGAAACCATGTTTGTTGTTTGACTTTCTTGATTGCCAAAGCATACTTTTTGCTA from Nitrososphaerales archaeon includes these protein-coding regions:
- a CDS encoding formate--phosphoribosylaminoimidazolecarboxamide ligase; translation: MNAISTLGSHCALQVLKGAKDEGFKTLLICEKKREGLYRRFRFIDELILVDSFTQILDQNVLDMLQENNSILVPHGTLISNMNTSQIESIKVPFFGNRWILRWESDRKLKEQLMIESKLETPKSIKSPDDISGLVIVKLHGAAGGKGYYLAWNKESFLEGARKLERLGLIKSEHDLYIQEYVLGVPVYLQYFFSPLKNELELMGVDRRYESDVDGLGRIPSKHQQEAGIDTSYTVVGNLPLVLRESLLDEVYKMGERFVEASNRLVKPGMIGPFCIEGVYDRDGRFVSFEFSARIVAGTNLYIEGSPYTTFTYNEPMSTGRRLAREVKNAVSTNALGKVLT
- a CDS encoding transposase is translated as MALLLMYLKSMNSMLELIRFLKSDPEWLAILNLKRNVDGKMQYMVPDNSTFSKFAGRLGREKIVEIFAHVVVELMKMRL